Sequence from the Nocardia brasiliensis genome:
GGTCACCCAGCTGCCGTTCGTGTTCACGCTGTACTACTCGACCCAGTCGTGGAACCTGGTCCGCCCGGGTTCGCGGCACTTCACCGGCCTGGACAACTACGCGGAGGTGTTCCGGGACAGCCAGTTTCGTCAGGTCGCCGCGAACACCGTGATCATGATCGTCGGCACGGTGCTCATCTCGGTGGTGCTCGGCCTGCTGCTCGCGCTGCTGCTGGATCGGGCCTTCTTCGGGCGCGGCATCGTGCGCACGCTGCTCATCACCCCGTTCCTGGTGACGCCGGTGGCGGCCGCGCTGATCTGGAAGACCACCATGCTCGACCCGGTGTTCGGGCTGGTCAACGTGGTGCTCGAACCGTTCGGCGGGGGCCGGATCGACTGGGTGAGCCGCTATCCGCTGCCCGCGGTGATGGCCGATCTGGTGTGGCAGTGGACCCCGTTCATGATGCTGCTGATCCTGGCCGGATTGCAGTCGATGCC
This genomic interval carries:
- a CDS encoding carbohydrate ABC transporter permease, which encodes MDSVPAAPEPAPPLVSRRDRISRAEGWRRRGPLLPALIFMIVVTQLPFVFTLYYSTQSWNLVRPGSRHFTGLDNYAEVFRDSQFRQVAANTVIMIVGTVLISVVLGLLLALLLDRAFFGRGIVRTLLITPFLVTPVAAALIWKTTMLDPVFGLVNVVLEPFGGGRIDWVSRYPLPAVMADLVWQWTPFMMLLILAGLQSMPRDIVEAARVDGASSFAVFRELTLPHLRRFIELGAVLGAIYLVNTFDAVYMMTSGGPGIASSNLPFYIYQRAFLGFDIGQAAAMGVITVIATTVVATLALRLLFKSFTGKEEAA